In the Spirochaetia bacterium 38H-sp genome, GCTGGCTTCCCAATTTTTTAATCAATATGAAAAAGCAATAAAGGCGAATGATGTTATAAATGCTTACGAAGCTTTAAACAGATATGCCAATCTAATCCCGGAAAATGAGGATACAAAAAAACTGCTTAAAAATCTTGCCATGAGGCTTCCTGAGGATAGAAGAAAAAAAGAACAGCCAGATTCTTTTATAAAGATAGAGCATAACCTGAGTATTGGTAAGGCTATTTCTCTGTCAGAGGAGGCAATTAACAGGGAAGACTATTATACTGCATATTATTATGCAAGGATTGCTCTGGGGTTGGATAGTTCTCATCAGACGGCAAGGTGGCTTGCTTCCAGAGCATGGGATGCTATTTTAAGTCTGGAAGAAAACAGCGAGGATAGAGCTCAGCGGGTATTTTTTGCATCCAAAAGAGAGGCTTATCAAAAATTGATAGATGGCAAATACCTTGCGGCTTATTATCATTTTTTAAGGCTTTCTAAGGAAAATCCAAAAGATGCTGATGTAATTCGCTATTTGGCAGAGGCAAAAAAGGCTGTGGAAACCTATGCCTTTTACTATGACGAGATAGAAGAGCTTGTAGAAACCCAGGGTATCAATAATGTGCTTTTTTCATATGCTCAGGACAATATATCTACTTTTTATTTTATAAAGAGGATTGTAAGGGTAAGAGAGGGTTCTTACTGCTTTGATATAAGAATGATGGCTACGGATAAGAAGGGTAAGGTACTATACCGTCTATCCGCTCCTTATGGTAAGATAGAGGAAAACAGTCTTGTGATGCAGGCTGTAGGAAGGGATAATCCTAATATACGCTATACTCCCAAGATATGGGGAACTGTGCCTTTTAAACCGGAGTTTATAGTGCCTCTTCCTATGGAAGATTCCCAATTGCATCTTTTTTCCATAACAGAGCAAGGATTCCAGGGAAAATCTTTGTCAGAGCTTATGAGTCTTTCTTTTTTGCCAGCAGAGTTTGGGGTTCCCAAAAAAGAGGTTGTTTTTTCTATGTTTTCCCGTATTTTTAGGGTTCTTATTTTTCTTACGGGCTCTTTTATTGTAATTACTCTCGCGTGGAGAGGGCATAATCGCTCCATGAGGAATTCTATTGCCGCTCTTATACCGGCTATTCCTGTTATAGGGGGTATGATGTGGCTGTTGTCTAATATTCTTCTAAGGGGCGGAGATTTCCTTGTCGCCGGGATTTTGGTAACAGTAGGGTTTGCTGGTGTTGTCTGGTTTATGGTGCTTTTTTGTGTGTTTATGTTGTTTGTGAGCATCTTCCTCTTTGCAAGAAGTTTGCAGTAGTCTATATTGCTTTTTCTTTTCTTAAGAGTTCTTCTTTTATGTTAAGTCCTCCACTGTATCCTCCGAGAGTTCTGTCTTTTCTTATTACTCTATGACATGGAATTATGAGTGGTATTTTGTTGGCCGCACATGCGTTTGCCACGGCTCTTATTGCTCTTTTGTTTCCTATTTTTTTTGCTATGTCTGTATATGTCGCTGTTTTGCCCGCTGGTATTTTGCTTATTTCATGCCATACTTTTTTCTGAAATTCTGTTCCTTCTATATCCAGCTGTATGTCCGGTGTTTTGGCAGG is a window encoding:
- a CDS encoding methylated-DNA--[protein]-cysteine S-methyltransferase; its protein translation is MKKITYAKFPFLQGQILLAKTEKGLARINFGDKKYIEETEAKLKSTYHAEENPGKLEQEYIKIKQYWDNPAKTPDIQLDIEGTEFQKKVWHEISKIPAGKTATYTDIAKKIGNKRAIRAVANACAANKIPLIIPCHRVIRKDRTLGGYSGGLNIKEELLRKEKAI